The Vicia villosa cultivar HV-30 ecotype Madison, WI linkage group LG1, Vvil1.0, whole genome shotgun sequence genome includes a region encoding these proteins:
- the LOC131650810 gene encoding 1-aminocyclopropane-1-carboxylate oxidase homolog 12-like, producing MFHHQIEKDSASSSSSTTKLVVPFVDLADIHLDPTRRKTVVEKIREASETWSFFQVVNHGIDITVLDEMKNGVINFFDFITVLLQYHIGGLQILHENNWVDKHGHF from the coding sequence ATGTTCCATCACCAAATTGAGAAAGATTCAGCTTCATCTTCAAGTAGCACCACCAAACTTGTTGTTCCTTTTGTTGATCTTGCTGATATTCATCTAGATCCAACAAGAAGAAAAACAGTTGTTGAGAAAATTAGAGAAGCATCTGAGACATGGAGTTTCTTTCAAGTTGTTAATCATGGAATAGATATTACTGTTTTGGATGAGATGAAGAATGGAGTTATTAATTTCTTTGACTTTATCACCGTGCTTCTACAATATCATATTGGCGGCCTCCAAATTCTTCACGAGAATAATTGGGTTGATAAGCACGGACACTTCTAG
- the LOC131613859 gene encoding lysine histidine transporter-like 6, whose protein sequence is MVSTPPKIIQLEQKGVVIGPARRAKWWYSTFHTVTAMIGAGVLSLPYAMAYLGWGPGILMLLLSWCLTLNTMWQMIQLHECVPGTRFDRYIDLGRHAFGPKLGAWIVLPQQLIVQVGCDVVYMVVGGKCLKSFVEIACTDCAQIRQSYWIMIFGGIHFFLSQLPNFNSVAGVSLAAAVMSLSYSTIAWVACLSRGRVDNVSYSYKQISKSDLLFRVFNALGQISFAFAGHAVTLEIQATIPSTPEKPSKIPMWKGAVCAYFINAICYFPVAIIGYWAFGQDVDDNVLMSLKRPSWLIASANLMVFIHVIGSYQVYAMPVFDLIEKMMMQRLNFPPGVALRLVARSAYVAFTLIFGITFPFFGDLLGFFGGFGFAPTAYFLPSIMWLIIKKPKRFSTNWFINWGSIYIGVCIMVASTVGGLRNIIADSSTYSFYT, encoded by the exons ATGGTTTCCACTCCTCCTAAG attattcaattagaacaAAAAGGGGTGGTTATCGGCCCTGCCCGTCGAGCCAAATGGTGGTACTCGACTTTCCACACGGTGACAGCCATGATAGGTGCTGGTGTTCTCAGCTTGCCATATGCCATGGCCTATCTAGGATG GGGTCCAGGGATCTTGATGTTGTTACTGTCATGGTGTCTAACCTTAAACACAATGTGGCAAATGATCCAGCTACATGAATGTGTTCCGGGGACTCGTTTCGATCGATATATTGATCTTGGTAGACATGCTTTTGGACCAAAACTTGGAGCATGGATTGTTCTACCTCAGCAACTGATTGTACAAGTTGGGTGTGATGTTGTGTATATGGTTGTTGGTGGGAAGTGTCTAAAGAGTTTTGTGGAGATAGCGTGCACCGATTGCGCACAAATCAGACAGTCTTATTGGATTATGATTTTTGGTGGAATTCATTTTTTTCTGTCTCAGCTTCCCAATTTCAATTCTGTTGCTGGTGTTTCTTTAGCAGCAGCTGTGATGTCCTTAAG TTATTCAACTATAGCCTGGGTGGCTTGCTTATCTAGAGGTCGGGTCGACAATGTCAGCTATTCTTACAAGCAAATCAGCAAAAGTGATTTATTGTTCAGAGTCTTCAATGCGCTTGGTCAAATTTCATTTGCATTTGCTGGCCATGCAGTTACCCTTGAAATTCAGGCTACGATTCCGTCAACACCTGAGAAACCTTCAAAGATACCGATGTGGAAGGGTGCTGTGTGTGCCTATTTCATCAATGCAATTTGTTATTTTCCGGTTGCAATCATTGGATATTGGGCTTTTGGACAAGATGTTGATGATAATGTACTTATGTCACTAAAAAGACCTTCATGGCTTATTGCCTCTGCTAACTTGATGGTATTCATACATGTTATTGGTAGCTACCAG GTTTATGCGATGCCTGTTTTTGACTTGATTGAGAAGATGATGATGCAAAGACTGAATTTCCCTCCTGGTGTGGCACTTAGACTTGTAGCTCGATCTGCTTATGTAG CTTTTACATTAATTTTTGGGATCACTTTTCCCTTCTTTGGAGATCTTCTTGGATTCTTTGGTGGATTTGGTTTTGCTCCAACTGCATATTTT CTTCCTAGCATAATGTGGCTGATAATCAAGAAGCCAAAGAGATTCAGCACCAACTGGTTCATCAATTGG GGTTCAATTTACATAGGAGTGTGTATTATGGTGGCATCCACAGTTGGTGGCTTAAGGAACATTATTGCTGATTCATCCACTTATAGTTTCTATACCTAA
- the LOC131643782 gene encoding probable aspartyl aminopeptidase gives MASITRPHILLHSCAPSLNLKLTSSSSFLRHQKLPNSLPFTRRRSFFSVNSTSHKSESVSIVNDLLDYLNESWTHFHATAEAKRQLLAAGFHLLNENEEWNLKPGGRYFFTRNMSCLVAFAVGEKYDVGNGFYAIAAHTDSPCLKLKPKTASLKSSYMMVNVQTYGGGLWHTWFDRDLSVAGRVILRRSDNSFYHKLVKVNRPILRVPTLAIHLSRTVNQDGFKPNLETHLLPLLSMKLDDTSSDSKEKTAALSSKASHHPLLMQILAEELKCEVDDIVSIELNVCDTQPSCLGGGNNEFIYSGRLDNLASSFCALRALIDSSESPGDLANEHAIRMVALFDNEEVGSDSAQGAGAPTMFQAMRRIVASLANNNVGEGSFERTIRQSFLVSADMAHGVHPNFSDKHEEHHRPELQKGLVIKHNANQRYATSGITSFLFKEVGKIHNLPTQEFVVRNDMGCGSTIGPILASGVGIRTVDCGIAQLSMHSIREICGKEDIDIAYKHFKAFYQNFSSVDKMLTVDS, from the exons ATGGCATCAATAACTCGACCGCACATTCTTCTGCATTCTTGCGCTCCATCACTCAATCTCAAGCTCACTTCTTCGTCATCATTTCTTCGCCACCAAAAACTCCCAAATTCGTTACCCTTCACTCGTCGACGTAGCTTCTTCTCCGTCAATTCAACGTCTCATAAATCCGAATCCGTTTCCATTGTAAACGACCTTCTTGATTATCTCAACGAATCGTGGACGCATTTCCACGCCACAG CGGAGGCAAAACGACAATTACTCGCCGCCGGTTTTCACCTTCTTAACGAGAACGAAGAATGGAACCTCAAACCAGGTGGACGCTACTTCTTCACTCGCAACATGTCTTGTTTGGTTGCTTTCGCCGTAGGAGAAAA gTACGATGTAGGTAATGGTTTTTATGCGATAGCGGCACATACCGATAGTCCGTGTCTGAAATTGAAACCAAAAACGGCGTCGTTGAAGTCTTCTTATATGATGGTAAATGTTCAGACTTATGGAGGGGGATTATGGCATACTTGGTTTGATAGGGATTTGAGTGTTGCAGGGAGAGTCATTCTTAGAAGAAGTGATAATTCTTTTTATCATAAGCTTGTCAAAGTCAACAGACCCATTTTGCGTGTTCCCACTCTGGCCATTCATCTTAGCCG CACAGTGAACCAGGATGGTTTCAAACCAAATCTTGAGACTCATCTTCTTCCTTTACTCTCGATGAAACTTGATGACACTTCTTCAGACTCAAAAGAGAAGACTGCTGCATTGTCATCCAAAGCGTCTCATCATCCACTGCTTATGCag ATATTGGCAGAGGAGTTGAAATGTGAAGTTGATGACATAGTGAGTATTGAACTGAATGTTTGTGATACTCAACCTAGCTGTCTTGGAGGTGGAAACAATGAATTCATTTATTCTGGAAGATTAGATAATCTGGCTTCAAGTTTTTGTGCATTAAGGGCACTTATTGACTCGAGCGAATCTCCCGGTGACTTAGCTAATGAACATGCAATTCGGATGGTTGCTCTATTTGACAATGAGGAG GTGGGTTCAGATTCTGCTCAAGGAGCCGGTGCACCCACCATGTTTCAGGCCATGAGACGGATAGTTGCGAGCTTGGCAAATAACAATGTTGGTGAAGGCTCTTTTGAGCGAACTATTCGCCAATCATTTCTTG TGTCTGCAGATATGGCCCATGGAGTTCATCCAAATTTTTCAGATAAGCACGAGGAACACCACAGACCGGAATTGCAGAAAGGACTTGTTATTAAGCACAATGCAAACCAGCGCTATGCTACAAGTGGAATCACATCTTTTCTTTTCAAAGAAGTTGGGAAAATCCATAATCTTCCAACTCAG GAATTTGTCGTTAGAAATGATATGGGATGTGGATCAACCATTGGTCCAATACTCGCTTCTGGGGTTGGCATCCGAACTGTTGACTGTGGAATTGCTCAACTTTCAATGCACAG TATAAGAGAAATATGTGGGAAGGAAGATATAGACATtgcatacaagcatttcaaagcttTCTATCAAAACTTTTCCAGCGTAGACAAGATGCTGACTGTGGATAGCTGA
- the LOC131643783 gene encoding uncharacterized protein LOC131643783, with product MAFAQDSGASPPSDVADLNDSISCLKLNHSSDEHADDAPPSSSDGNINISDDVINQVDQFLLDAVQNPRERLSILRMEQDVVKFIHDPNQQQLEFQKLPTSYLRLAAHRVAQHYSLQSMVLVDDSLPDGSGSIIIVHKSFGYKPPLVRLADIPVKLASEDTALKQVAIKQRPQKQSLALSDTDSNSVKNRNSKSVEERTEEYSRARARIFSSSDNGSTMDGKPEPGCESRKQDNSLLGSLDFSQVEDKPASVPDVSSSRVLIESSTTNIKARNREEKESVGRPMQNSRVAIYRDREVDRKDPDYDRSYERYVQRFDPGFGFNGGSYTMQPMYTAVSNYRTDFPHLGSTHELQLFTEHHPQPLFQHIPGPWAPPLPAGIGYGYPEVMLPFNPRQVGTCSAPALYLHSSQYSCHCHGMPFIPHEPLHQPFLQSHQPPPDANYGLVWPW from the exons ATGGCTTTTGCTCAAGATTCTGGAGCCTCGCCGCCGTCAGACGTCGCCGATTTGAACGACTCCATAAGCTGCCTGAAATTGAACCACTCTTCCGACGAACACGCCGACGATGCTCCTCCATCGTCCAGTGACGGTAACATCAACATCTCCGATGACGTTATCAATCAAGTTGACCAGTTCCTTCTTGATGCGGTTCAGAACCCCCGCGAACGCCTTTCCA TTCTGCGGATGGAGCAGGATGTTGTGAAGTTCATTCATGATCCGAATCAACAGCAGCTTGAATTTCAGAAACTACCGACTTCGTATTTGCGGTTGGCAGCGCATCGGGTGGCTCAGCATTACTCGTTGCAGTCAATGGTTTTAGTGGATGATAGTTTACCAGATGGTTCTGGGTCGATTATTATTGTCCACAAGAGTTTTGGATATAAGCCTCCTCTCGTTCGTCTTGCAGACATCCCTGTAAAGTTAGCGTCAGAAGACACTGCTCTCAAGCAGGTTGCGATTAAACAGAGACCACAGAAGCAGTCTCTAGCTCTTAGTGATACAGATTCAAATTCAGTTAAGAATCGGAACTCTAAAAGTGTGGAAGAGAGGACAGAGGAGTATAGTAGGGCTCGGGCTAGGATCTTTAGTTCAAGTGATAATGGTAGTACTATGGATGGGAAGCCAGAACCAGGTTGCGAGTCAAGGAAGCAGGATAACTCTTTACTTGGTTCTTTGGATTTTTCTCAGGTTGAAGATAAACCGGCTTCTGTGCCGGATGTCAGTTCCAGTAGGGTGTTGATTGAGTCTTCCACAACTAACATTAAGGCTAGAAATAGGGAAGAGAAGGAATCAGTTGGTAGGCCCATGCAGAATAGCAGGGTGGCGATATATCGGGACCGTGAAGTTGACCGCAAGGATCCTGATTATGACAGGAGCTATGAAAG GTATGTGCAACGATTTGACCCTGGATTTGGGTTCAATGGAGGATCATATACCATGCAGCCGATGTATACAGCCGTATCAAATTACCGCACGGACTTTCCACATCTTGGATCCACTCATGAACTGCAGCTTTTTACTGAACACCACCCACAACCTCTTTTCCAGCACATACCTGGACCATGGGCTCCACCATTACCTGCTGGAATAGGATATGGATATCCAGAGGTCATGTTACCTTTTAATCCTAGACAAGTCGGTACATGCTCTGCACCGGCTTTGTATTTGCATTCATCTCAGTATTCTTGTCACTGTCATGGAATGCCTTTTATTCCTCATGAACCTCTTCATCAACCATTTCTACAG TCTCATCAACCACCACCTGATGCAAATTATGGACTGGTCTGGCCCTGGTAA